Sequence from the Megalops cyprinoides isolate fMegCyp1 chromosome 4, fMegCyp1.pri, whole genome shotgun sequence genome:
TTATGAACGTTATTTTGTGGATTTAAGAGTTTTCTGAGGTAGCTAACTGGCGTTTGTTCATgtactaaaaataaatttgttagTTTGCTAAATTTGGTCATTTAAGGTCTTTTAAAAAGAGTGCAGTATAAGTATGAACTTTCCaggtttgctagctagctaggtaacatACTGTCGTTTACGTTGCAGTTAACGTTACCAGTGCAGGCAGCTATCTTGGATGGTTACAGTATCTACAGCAGGttttaatttaaagttaaacacattaaaatataatcaaCCAATTAACAACGAAAATGTACGTTTTCCAGCCTGCACACTGTGTAACTATATGTGCGAGGTTGAGTATGAATGagccagctagccagcaagcCAGCAAACTATCAGATAACCAACTATTTTCTTAGTAGACTTCTTGGTAAGGGCAATTGCCAGAAGGTCAATGTCTTTTGCCAGAATTCTTGCTTACCATGAGTCTGAAATTGTCTCTTTGGTAGTGATTGTTTTGTAATTAGTTTTCAGAATATAACAAAAATAGTGTAATATATTGTTAGCCTCTGCCCCACATTATATATTAGGGTCCCTCACAGAATGAAGATGACTTCAGGATTGCCACCCACCATCAAAACCTTAACAGGAGGGAGAAAGCTGCCCAGACAAAAAAGTCAGAGTTCCTTCGAAATGTGgagaaactgagaaaacagtatgtaaatgtttgttcagAAATTAAGGCTTTAAATGTATGCTTCAGGATGCATTCATAGTGCCGCTTCAGTGTTTGCTGAGTTTTCGTCAGACATGCTTAACGTCATCGTCAAGATTAATTTTTCGCTTCCATCTTCAGAGTGATGAGAATGTTAGGGTTGCTGTATTTTTTGAGTTAATTGAACCATCAGAACAAGAATTTagtataatttttttgaaaTCTATAGCTGCTGTTCTAAAAAGAGAGAgcttctgaaaaaaaggaaggagtaagtaacatgcattattttatttttcaaatgaccTCAGAGTTGACAAACTTGAAAAAGAGAAGGCCCTGAGTAATCAGAGCAAGAATTTCTTCAGAGATGACTCTGGAACTTTGGAAGAATTTGATAACAGACTCAAGGATGACCGTAAGACAGATCGTAAGTAATGATCTTTTATATAGATGTTAACATTTGAGAATAATTATGAGGTATCACTGCAACGTGCCATAGTAAACCATTTCTGAAAGGACTTAATTTACCTCACCAATAACGGTGGCAGTAGCTCCCTACCTTTTCTGCGGCAAACCATCAAACTCACTCGGACATTTATGGCTCCATTGAAACAGTCCCTAACATGGTTAGAAAGAGAATGCAAACATGTGAGGCATCTTTTCTGGGGGTATATAACATTTCCCTGAGCTTCAGGAAGCACTATAAATCAACAGCTTTCAGTACAGCACTTCCTGCTACATTTGGTTTCTTGGTGCCTTCTTAATTGTatgcactgacacagagaagcCTCAAGCCATACATGAGGGGTTTTGTGCTGCATAGCATCCCTAATATTCACACACGGGGTGCAGCACTGTGGATGGCCTGCTCCCAGTTTCCACAGCCACTCacattataaaatgttaaatgtgaaaagttcacATTACTCGAGTATTCAGTAAAATTCCATATTCTGTGTTCAGTTATTCAGTTGTTTGCAGCACTACTGCAGCACGTAAATGCTGTCGGGCCCAGTGACAGCGTAGAAAACCATTTCACTGAGATATTTCTGAAGGTAGTGCAGCATCTAAAAAGGAGCGTGCATCATTTACCAGAGCGAACTCGAGAGACACGCAtctaaaaaagtaaaaatacgcatgcatgtaaaaatgtcattcaatttaaaatgcgACTGCATCTAGGAAAGCAGATCCATCTAAAAGAGGCCGCCTGTAAAAAAAAGCGTGTGTCAGAAATGAAGCTCTGTGTCCCAGAAATAATGACAGAGGAAGATGGTTGGCATTTACAGTCtttgtcaattaaaaaaaaagggttttagGATTTGAACGGCTGCCATTACTGAGAGGTGCCAGCTGATGCagcatgttacgttacatttaTGGAATGCagtttccattccatttatgGAATGCGCTGAGCGTGTGCTTCCACTGTTGTGCCTTATGGTCAGTTATATTAAACAAGTTAATTCTCTTCCAGACTGCAAAGATGTACATataccagtgtgtgtgtgcttattactaaggcacatttttatttaaaatcagtAAAAAGCATTTGTTATAATTGTGATCAAAGTCACAAAAACTATTTTTAGTTGCACTTGATTTTTGGGATGCCTCTTTTTAAAGCTGCATGATACTGTTTGCCCTTCTAAAAGCATATGACATATTAAGGACTTGGCTTGCTAATGGTACATAAACTTcactagccagttagctagttagATGAAAATGTGTGACTTACCAGCACTACCTTCTCGATAGGATACATTGGAGGATTGGGCCTCTTTGCCTAAGATAAGTGTGTTGTATGAAGGGGTTGGTAGTTCAGAGGAAGTCCACGAGATGTTTTGAACATCATGGCATGCTGCATAGTTTGTGCCTGGAAGCACTTATTGTAGAGACATGTAATGGATGAATTGTCCTGCCAAAAACTATGCACATTTCTGTCCTCGGTACAAAGGCAGTGAAAGAATACTAAGGGAATCTTCATCCTGTGTTTCCTCAAAAAACTTAACACGGATGGAATAACAACTTTGtctcatttaaaataacaggTGATTGTTCCAGCTGAACCAGAAACCAAAGTGACCTCTTTAACCTCTCCAGTAACTTCTCTTAAGCCATTTTGTCAGTCCTCCTAAAAGCACTATTAGTAGAAAGAGGAAATTGTCCTGCTTTGCAACCTGCCATTTCCCCAAATAGCTCACAGCGGGTATCCCATGCAGCTTGGATGATCTGCTCTTCACTGTAAAAGCCTTTTTAGGTTAGCTGTTGATTGGCTGATAAACTGTTGTTAAATGAGCCAGTATCTCcagccattttaatttctgaCAATTAATGGTAAGCGATGGgacaaaaaaagtcaattttttCGAAAATGATtctaaaatttattttaatttattttctctctgccagtaatgaaactgcagcagcagctgaggaaGCTCAACAATGGTGTGAACAGATTCCAGAGACAGCTCATGGATGTGAAGCCGACCCCAGAATGTAAGAGCTGCCATTGAGAAGAACGGCTTAAATGCCTGTGTCACAACTGTGTGTCCAGTAATGATAAGTGCCTCAGCGGCATGCAATCTGAAATAttgttgtggttttgtttatattttgggGACCGGATCTTTTTAGCAAGGATATGTACTAAGGATATGCATTAATTCTTCTGAACAGAGAGGCaggtatatatatttttatgtcttGAAATTGGCAACTCCACTTAGACTTGAACTGAAGATGaatttttctttcagtgcttACAAGATAACTCACAAAATTAATGctgcaaattatattttttcagtaattGAGAAACTGAGAGACATAATGACCGAGGTCGAGAATTCCATCAGCACTTTCAAAGAAGATCAGCGTCAAAGGCATGTAAATGGAATGTAGTTTCATATAACCTTTGAATAAGATAGTAAAATTAACATAATATTTCACTTTGATCTGCTACTTAATTGGAAGTTCTCATTTTTAAAGATCACAGGATATACAATTTTTAGAAAATCctaaatcattacattacttttcaTTAACAAGGATAATAATGTCTTTGAATTGACATGGTCTGCTATTTTCAGTGCTAAAGTGACTTTGATTTATGTAGTTTtgaggagctgctgaaggaggagaagacCTACTGGCAGGAGATATGTGCCTTTGAAAAGAAGATCGGGATGTGGTCCTCGGCCGCGGCCGTGTCCGCGGTGCCGAAGgcgcccccagcccccctggCCAAAGCGGGCCTGGCGGGAGCCCCGGACGGAGAGCTGCCCCCAGAGGTGACGGAGCTGGAGAGGTTCCTTCAGCGCACGGGGGGCAGGCAGGGCGGCTGGGACCAGTATGACCACCAGAGCTTCCTCAAAGTGTGGACCAAGCACGGCGGGAGGCCGGCGCACAGGAAGGAGGCCCTGCTGCACCTGCCAGGCAAGACGGAAGAGGAGGTCATACAGCACGAGGACTGGTACCAGACGCTGCTGCTCCTtgaggagaagaagagggaggtGAGGCACTCCCGTCCAAATGAGCCTCTCCTGCCCCCAGGGGCGAACATCCTCAACTGGACATTTGAGTCCAGCACATCTGGATTGGTGTTTTTGTCATGCGACTGTATAGTGATAAGAGTTATTATTTCAAAGATGGGAATAGGCTTTAGCTGCTTCTGAAAGTTTTATTACTTTATATCCAAATATTATTATTCTCCATGTAATTTTATTAGGATAGCAAGAAAGACCTTAATCCTTCAACTTTGTTATAGACCTGTGCTATTTTCTGCAGCAGTCTAATATCTCACAGTGTCTgtaactgatttaaaaaaatgatataattaAGATGTACACAGTTATGGCTCTTGACAGCTGCTACCCAGGATGTTTTCATTGGTGTCTGTACGACTGCATCTTATTAAGTATTAAGAACAAGGCAGGGGATCAGACTTATTCAGTGCAACCACTTAGGCAATTAGGCAAACAAGCAATTAGGAATTTCACTGGGATTTAAGACGCAGAACCTCTCAGCCTAAATAATCAGCGATGTAACTCCCTGATGtaattgtgctttttatgtATACTCTCAATCCTCAGCCCTCTAGTTCCCAGCCCTCACCTTTCCATCACTACTACTGAAATGTCTAATGTGTGTTCTCCTCCTCAGTAAAGCACTTTTTCCCCTAATGCATCTTTTAATCTCTGCAACCACATGGGCACACCAGGCAATCCAGAGATGGAAGACTGAGAGGCAGCAGAAGAAAGAGGTGGAGCTGAGAcagcaggaggagaaagaggacaTGGCGAGGCAAGAGGAGGCCTGGCTGGTGGAGGCGCAGCAgcggagggaggaggaggagcggagGGAGGCGGAGGCCCAGCTACAGGTCTGGAAGGCCCAGCGGAGGCTGCAGGTGGCACAGGAGAAGCAGAGGAGGCTCCAAGTGGAGGTGCTTGAGAGGAAGAGGGCCAAGGAGAAGCGGCGGCAGCAGCTGGAGGTGAAGCTGGTCGTGGAGGCCCGCGTCCGCgagaggaagcagcaggagcagTTCCTCCTCCTCGAGAGGGAGCTCTTTGAACAGGAGGAGATACGGGAGAGAGCCAGGTCCGCAGCCAGGCAGATCAGACACTTCCAGGAAAGGGTGGGTCTCAGGTGCACACCTGCTGAAACTCCCTTAGGAAAGatggatttttatttatagACCAAGAAAACTAGTGATGCAGCACCCACTGCTTTTCAGTTACAATTTCCCCAAGTGATATTTACTAGGACAAGGTCACAGTTACATGTAGCGTTGAGAAAAGGGATCAGGGATATTAGTTAAGGTTACAGAAAGCATCAGGAGTATAAGGAGCATAAGggatttttttaagaaatatgaACGTAACATCTTACAGATTTAAAAGATAGGATGTGTTTCTCATAACTTGGTGTGTTTAGTTGTGATTGAGTGGAACCTTCTCTGATCCTCAACTGACTAAACACCGAGTTTTGATGAGGGAAAGATAATGTATTTCTCTAGGATCTATACAAGCTGGAGACAAAGCTACAGGAGAAGCAGAccaaggaggaggaagaggaggagaaacagaagagGCTGGCCAAGCTGAAGGAGAAAGTGAGTGCTCTCTGAAGAAGCACAATGTTCTGTATGTTTCATAAAGACCTTTTTGCTTATGTGAtagtttcatttgaaattattaatttcaaatatatatgaaGCCAGCATCCATAACAAGATTTCAGTATATAATGTGTCCCTGGCCATGGTCTGTGTGATGCAATAACTCAGGTGGAAGTGCACCGAGACCCTACCAGAGTGTGGAAGCCCACCAAAGGATGGGAGGAACGTACCAAACAGATCGGACCAACGGGGGGAGGACCTGTATTGCAGATGTTTCACAGGTACCTCTCATATAATGCACACAGGCTCCACTCAATTACATT
This genomic interval carries:
- the LOC118776490 gene encoding coiled-coil domain-containing protein 112, which gives rise to MAALATTASAETLPENEDDFRIATHHQNLNRREKAAQTKKSEFLRNVEKLRKQVDKLEKEKALSNQSKNFFRDDSGTLEEFDNRLKDDRKTDLMKLQQQLRKLNNGVNRFQRQLMDVKPTPELIEKLRDIMTEVENSISTFKEDQRQSFEELLKEEKTYWQEICAFEKKIGMWSSAAAVSAVPKAPPAPLAKAGLAGAPDGELPPEVTELERFLQRTGGRQGGWDQYDHQSFLKVWTKHGGRPAHRKEALLHLPGKTEEEVIQHEDWYQTLLLLEEKKREAIQRWKTERQQKKEVELRQQEEKEDMARQEEAWLVEAQQRREEEERREAEAQLQVWKAQRRLQVAQEKQRRLQVEVLERKRAKEKRRQQLEVKLVVEARVRERKQQEQFLLLERELFEQEEIRERARSAARQIRHFQERDLYKLETKLQEKQTKEEEEEEKQKRLAKLKEKVSVEVHRDPTRVWKPTKGWEERTKQIGPTGGGPVLQMFHRAVPSWRQGL